In Dermacentor albipictus isolate Rhodes 1998 colony unplaced genomic scaffold, USDA_Dalb.pri_finalv2 scaffold_77, whole genome shotgun sequence, the following are encoded in one genomic region:
- the LOC139053205 gene encoding uncharacterized protein: protein MLQLKNQILHDKTRYTRAILGLDLEKAFDNVPHESILKQMSNSNLEERAYNYVRDFLNDRKATLTVGDLECEERTQGSAVMLGNPSKLREIEEIHHAIYADDITLWVEPGSDGRIENALQTAIHKVEEYLQGTGLKCSASKSKLLLYRPTRRGMPPKSYTGPREYAEIGLYTQDGNAIPKINKIKILGMIIEANGANGETMRKVEGKVTSATTLTK from the exons atgttgcAACTGAAGAACCAGATCCTTCACGACAAGACAAGAtacaccagagccatcctaggactagacctggagaaagcatttgacaacgtccCTCACGAGTCGATCCTGAAACAAATGTCTAATTCGAACCTGGAGGAAAGGGCCTACAACTACGTGAgagactttctgaacgatcgcaaagccaccctgaCGGTTGGAGACCTCGAGTGCGAAGAACGAACCCAaggaagtgcag tcatgctgggtaaCCCCAGCAAACTACGGGAAATCGAAGAAATACACCACgctatatacgcagacgatataacgctTTGGGTGGAACCCGGCAGTGACGGCCGAATTGAgaacgcactacaaacggccattcacaaagtcgaagagtacctccaaggaacgggcctcaaatgctccgcGAGCAAGTCcaaactactcctttaccggcccacgcgcagaggcatgccaccaaagagctacacgggaccccgggagtacgcggaaatcggcctgtacacccaagacggaaacgcaatccccaaaatAAACAAGATCAAAAttctcggaatgatcattgaggccaatgGAGCTAACGGCGAAACCATGAGGAAGGtcgaaggcaaagtcaccagCGCCACGACACTCACAAAGTGA